In the Fuerstiella sp. genome, GGGTTCAAAACACGACGTCTGGCCCCCAGTCACTCGATCAAACCTGAATTTGAGACCGGCAGGACCTGAGAAAATATGAGCCCTGGTGAGACTTTGTCCTCCGGGGAATCCAGCTTGACGCGTGTATCCAGTATCGCCAATCTTATTGTGTGTTCAACCCGGATCAAATAAGCAGTGCGTTAAGCCAGGTTCGATATGACCCGGACACATTTGCGCCCACCATCAGTCATGCCGCCGTGGCTATGATTGTTGCTGAAGGTGCCGATGGTCTGGACGTCTGCTTTATTCGCCGCGCAGAGAGACAGAGCGATCCCTGGTCCGGTCATGTTTCGTTTCCTGGCGGACGTGCTGAGGTCGGTGACAGGACTGCATACGAGGTTGCCGAGCGTGAAACACGTGAAGAAATCGGTCTTTCTCTAAATGCCTCACACCGTATTGGAACTCTGCCGATGATGCAGAAGATACGCCGTGGTCTGACACTTTTTTCATTTGTCTATTTCGCAGAGCACTCCATGCGGACACAGGCTGTCGTCGGAAATCCGGAGGAAGTTGCCTGTGTGTTCTGGGTTCCGCTCAGACATCTGTTTGACCCGCTTGCTGTGACCGAAGTTGAATATTCACATGAGGGAAATCAGAAAGATTTACCAGGCATTCGGTTTGATGATCACGTGATTTGGGGTCTGACGCTGCAGTTACTTCACAGTTTTGCACGGCTGATGCACCAGCCGTTTCCGGCCTGCGAATCATGAACTCCAACTTCATATGCCAATACACCGCAGCTGAACAAATGTATTCGTATCATTGGTCGCAAATCATTTACCCGGCTGACTGTGCGGTCCGTTTACAATGAATCATCCAGTTGCTGCTTCCGACGTTCCGGTGTCCATCAAAGCTGTGGTCTTTGATATGGACGGGCTGATGCTGAATACGGAAGACGTTTTTGAGCTGGCCGGTCAGGAGCTTCTGGTACGTCGCGGAAAACAAATGACTGACCGGATTCGCCGTCGCATGATCGGTCGACGCCCGGCTGAAGCATTCGCGGCACTGACGGAACTCACGGGAATTACCGAACCTGTTGAACACCTGATGCACGAAACCCGAGAGATTTTTGCAGAATTTGCGAAGGTGCATCTGGCCTGTATGCCTGGACTTTTTGATTTACTGGACGCGATTGAGGATCGTCAGCTGCTTCTGGCAGTGGCGACGTCGTCGCCTCGTGACCATATGGAATCATTGCTGTCGCAGTTTGACCTTCTGAAGCGTTTCCACACAACTCTGACGTCGGAAGACGTGATTCGGGGAAAGCCTGATCCGGAGATTTATCTCAGTGCCGCTGAACGTCTGAATGTTGAACCGTCGTCCATGCTGGTGCTGGAAGACAGCGAAGCAGGAACCCGAGCCGCAGTAGCTGCCGGTGCGTTTGTTGTGGCGGTTCCGAATCGACACACGGCATTCGGTGATTTCAGTAAGGCGTCGATGCGAATCAACAGTTTGGGCAGTTCGGAACTGCATTTATTGATTGCCCAAACCGTTGTACAGCCGAATGATGATTCCCGGAGGCTCGATTCGAAAAATTGACCGGATGTCTGCGTAATCCCTGACCAAACCGAAATTATCCCTGTCCGATGACGATGGGGGTCGGGGTGAATCCGATCAACAGGAAGGCCAGTGTCAGCCAGCCCAGAACATGTCGGAAAGTTCCCAGTGAAACCGTATCATCACGCGTGGGGGGATGGCGCATTCCCATCACCAGGATCAGGATCAGGAACAGAATGTACGAATAAGTTCCCGTTGCGATCATGTATCCCGCCGCAGCAAAGACGACAGCGAAGGCAATCCAGTGAGCAGGCTTTCCCAACAGCGTATACGCGAGATGACCACCGTCCAGCTGTCCGATCGGAATCAGGTTGAGTGCGGTCACAAAAATGCCAACCCATCCGG is a window encoding:
- a CDS encoding CoA pyrophosphatase — protein: MIVAEGADGLDVCFIRRAERQSDPWSGHVSFPGGRAEVGDRTAYEVAERETREEIGLSLNASHRIGTLPMMQKIRRGLTLFSFVYFAEHSMRTQAVVGNPEEVACVFWVPLRHLFDPLAVTEVEYSHEGNQKDLPGIRFDDHVIWGLTLQLLHSFARLMHQPFPACES
- a CDS encoding HAD family phosphatase, whose product is MNHPVAASDVPVSIKAVVFDMDGLMLNTEDVFELAGQELLVRRGKQMTDRIRRRMIGRRPAEAFAALTELTGITEPVEHLMHETREIFAEFAKVHLACMPGLFDLLDAIEDRQLLLAVATSSPRDHMESLLSQFDLLKRFHTTLTSEDVIRGKPDPEIYLSAAERLNVEPSSMLVLEDSEAGTRAAVAAGAFVVAVPNRHTAFGDFSKASMRINSLGSSELHLLIAQTVVQPNDDSRRLDSKN